The DNA region TTTTCCCAGAGCTCAGGAATAAGCGGAAACTTTTCAATTCCGGTGTATGCAATCTGTGAATTTTCTCCATAAACCGATGTAAGCAAGGCATTTAAACCTGTGCCGAAACCATATTCAAGCACATGGATGGTTCCTGAGAATTTTTGCAATGCCGGCTCCAAACCGTTTTTGATGAACACATGCAACGATTCGCCCATTGCTCCGGTGGTGGAATGGTAATGTTCGCCCAGCTGCGGGTGAAAGACGGTCATGCTGCCATCGGCAGTTCGATACAGTTGAAAAGTGTCCATTGATTCAAATTCTGACAGGCGCATAAATAGTGCTGTAAAACAAGCCGGTAAAAGCATTTTCGGGCAGGACCAACACAGCTGACCACTGTCCGCTTCGGGAAATTCTGATCAGGTTGCTTTGCACGCGCACCCACACGGCATCGGGCAAAACAGCCACAACATCCGGAAAACCAGGCATATTTATTGACCATTCGACCGTGCCGCCGGGTGAGTATTTTAAAAGACTGAAACCTGAGCGCTTCAGAAAATATCCATCATACCAGAAGATCAAAGTATCTGATGTAACGGACGGAACATTCCGGAGGAGCCTCATCGAGGGTGGATCGGCCGATAGCTCATAAACCTCAATTGCCTCAGGCTTTCGAATGGCAGCGAGCAATTTGTCGTTCCCCTTCCAGCGAAAATCAACCATCTTTCCGCCCATTGGCCAGATGGAGTGCAGTGCACCCGTTTGGCGATAAAAAACCCTGACCGTATGCTTGTTGCCACCTGAACGAAAGGCCACAGCTGTAAATTGGTTGTTGTTTGCCAGGGCATAGGGCAGGCTGTCGGGATTGCCCGTAATGGAAATCAGCATATGCCCGTCGGAGGCCCGCACTGCCTTGATTTGTCCGCTTTTCTCTGCAATCCAGAATCTGGCGCCATCAGCAACCGTAAAAGCAATTTCATGCGGAAGCTGGGACGCCTGCAAAGTGTAGGATATTTCGGAGAAGGGCCACTTGATTGCCAGCAGTTTCCGGCCGTCAGGCTGCAAAATAGCAGCGGTTTGTGCGCTTTCGGACCAGCTTGCCTGCCGGCAGGCCAGGGCAGCAAACTCGCTTTCAGCAATCACCCTGCCGTCGGCCAGCAAATGCATCATGCGCATGCCGGCAGTGCCTGAATTGAAAAGCAAAAAAGCTTCTGCAGGCGCAGGCTTTGCGGTCAGCAAGATCCTCACAGACTTTTTCACCTGCCTCCCCGAACGATCCCAGAGGACCACAAACGTGGCACTCCCCGCATAATCGAGACCCTCGAGCAGAAAATATCCCTGCACAAGGGCGGAATCCGCCAGCTGAAATACCTGCGGACTGACCAGACTCACCCCATCCGCATTGACCAGACTGATTTTGAGCATGCCATAGCTGGAGGGAGTAACATTCAAGCTGTAGTATAAGGTGTCGTTCTGAATCTGGACACCCGGCGCAGGTTCCAAAATATCAATCAGTGGAAAATCCTCAACATGCGCTCTCCGGCAGGCCGTGGCCAACACAAAAAAAATAAGCACAAAAAAAATCGGACGCAAAATTTTGCTCTTTGGTTACCTTTACAAAGCTAATCAATCCTGTTTGCGAATGCTTGACATCAACCTAAGCAAAGTGCTATTTCTGGATGTGGAAACCGTTCCTGCCTTTCCGGATTACGATCAGCTGGACGGTAGAATGAAGAAGCTGTGGGACCGCAAAGCCATGCACATCCGCCAGAAAGACGACCAGAGTCCTGCCGAGCTTTACCAGCGGGCCGGCATTTATGCCGAGTTCGGAAAAATTATCGTCATTTCAGTTGGGTTTCACAATGGTAATGAGTTCAGGATCAAATCGTTTTATGACGAAAACGAAGCTGAGCTCCTCAGCAGTTTTGCCCAGATGCTCAACAGGCACTTCGACGAACCTGATCACCTGTTGTGCGCACACAACGGCAAGGAGTTCGATTTCCCGTATATTTCACGACGCATGCTGGTGAATGGCATCGAAATCCCCGGCATCTTGCGCATAGCCGGCCGCAAACCCTGGGAGGTGCGCCACCTCGACACCATGGAGCTGTGGAAATTCGGTGATTATAAAAGCTATACCTCGCTCGAGCTGCTCACCGCCATTTTCAATATTCCGACACCCAAGGATGACATAGATGGCAGCATGGTTGGGAAAGTATTCTGGCACGATCGCGACCTCGAACGCATCAGGCACTATTGCCAGAAAGACGTGCTGGCCGTTGCCCAGCTGCTTCGCCGGTATATGAACCTGCCGCTGCTTCGTGAGGAGCAAATTGTACTTGCTGATTGAAAATACATTGCTGATAGTCATTACTTTAACCAATCACCATGGCAATCCATCGCCTGTCGAAATCCACCTACATCCGAAGCCTTCAGTGCCAGAAATCGCTTTATCTGCATGTGAAACGACCCTTCCTGCGCGATAAGATCAGTGCCGAACAGCTGGCCAAGTTCAAACGCGGCACCGATGTCGGCGTCCTTGCCCGCCATTTGTTTCCGGGCGGCATCGACATGAGTCCGAAATCGCCCTCGGCCTATGCCACCAAACGCGACGAAACCCTCAGCCTGGTTAAAAACCATGGCGCGGAGGTGATCTACGAGGCAGTATTTGCGCATAACGAAGTCCTCATCATGCTCGACATTCTGGTGCGCGAGGGCGACAGATGGAAAGCTATCGAAGTAAAAAGCTCCAGAAAATTAAGTGCCACATATTATAATGATGCCGCATTACAATATTACGTTTTGAAAGGCAACGAACTAAATATCAGCAGTTTTCAGCTGATTCATATCAATCCGGAGTATGTTTTCGACGGTGAGCTGCGTCTTGACGAACTCTTTGTGCCGGTTGAAGTGTTGCCGGAGCTTGAGCAGATGCTGCCCGAAACTTCCGGGGCTGTGGAACTGGCCAAACAAACCCTCGGGCTTGCCAAATCGCCCGATATTGCCCCCGGTGCGCATTGTCACCATCCTTATCCCTGCGATTTCCTTGGCCATTGCTGGAAATCAGTTCCAGAACATAACCTCCTGCAGATGAGAAGTCTGCCTCTGGAAATCTCTTCTGGTTTCTTTGCACGCAAACAATACACGCCCAACGACATCAAAGCCTTGCCCGAATATGCACTCATTCATCCTGCCGAAGCAGAGGCATTTGAGCTGGAGACACTTACATGCACCGATGATGCTCGCGAAAAAATCAGGGCAATAAAACGCCTGAGCGATCAGCCGCTCTACCTAAAAATTCTCAGTGTGCAACCAGCTGTGCCTGCGATTGAGGGCACCAGGCCCTATCAGCATATCCCTATCGCCCTGAGCTGGTCGAACGTTGCCGGAGGTCACACTATTTTTGCTCTTTCAGCGCAAGGGCTTGATGAAGCGCATGATGCGATCAGTCAACTCATTGAAGGTCATAGCCTTGTGATCACCGACGATCTGGAGGTTGTGGAGCAGGTACTGCAAAACAGTTCCCATGCTGACATTAGCGGCCCGGAAGCCAAAGTTTATGGTATCCGGCAGCTGGTTGGTCAATTGCCCTTGTTTCATCCCGGTTTTGGAATTGATTTTCCTTTCGATCAGATTGTGCGCGCACTCACCGGACTGAAGCTTACATCCGAACACTGGCTGAAACACGACCTGTTGCAGGCAAATGATGGAGATTCTGGACGCAAAATGCTGTGGAAATTAGACCAGTACACCCAGGCGATCAGGCAGGTCTGGGCCAGCATTTCGCAACTTGGCTGATTTCCTTATATCACTGTATTACAATCCTTTACAAAAGATATTAACATTTTATCACCACGTCCGCAAAGCGTCTTAACTTTGGAGCATGGAGAATAAGAACAGCAGGACGCGCTCCAAGGCGCCACAAAGCGAGGCCGACAAAATACGTGAGCTGCTTACGTCGCACGGACGTGTTCCCCCACAGGCAACCGATCTGGAGGAGGCGGTGCTGGGCGCCATGATGCTCGAAAAAGACGCCGTTAACGCGGTCATCGACATCCTCAGGCCCGAAGTCTTTTACAAAGATGCCCACCAGCGCATCTACGCCGCCATTCAGAGTCTTTTCAGCAAGCTGCAGCCCATCGACATACTCACAGTCACCAACGAACTGCGATTTCAGGGCGATCTGGAACTTGTGGGCGGACCTTATTATATTTCCCAGCTCACCAGCCGGGTGGTTTCGGCCGCCAATATTGAGTTTCATGCCCGCATCATCCTGCAAAAGCACATTCAGCGGGAGTTGATACGCATCAGCACCGACATCATCCACGATGCCTACGAGGACACCTCCGACGTGTTCGACCTGCTCGACAAGGCCGAGTCGAACCTGTTCAATGTGAGCGAGATAAACCTGAGAAGAAGCTTTAGCGCCATGCCAGAGCTGGTACAGCAGGCCATTCGCGAAATTGAGGCTGCGCGTACGCATGAGGCCACCATACGAGGTGTGCCTTCAGGTTACACCGAACTCGACCGCATCACCCAGGGCTGGCAAAAAAGTGACCTGATCATTCTGGCTGCACGTCCCAGCATGGGTAAAACGGCTTTTGCCCTCAATCTGGCACGCAATGCCGCCGTAGGTCACCAACGCCCTGTGGCCTTCTTTTCGCTCGAAATGTCGTCGGTTCAGCTGGTAACCCGCCTCATCTCCACCGAGGCTTCCATCCCGGCCGATAAGTTGCGTTCGGGAAAGTTGGAACAACATGAATGGACCCAATTGGTGACCAAGATCTCACCGTTGATCGACGCCAAGATATTCATCGACGATACCCCCCAGCTTTCGATCTTCGAGTTGCGCGCCAAGTGCCGCAGGCTGAAACAGCAGCACGACATCCAGATGGTATTTGTGGATTACCTGCAGCTGATGACCACCGGAGGCGACAACCGTGGCAACCGCGAACAGGAAATCAGCAATATTTCGCGCTCGCTGAAGAGCCTCGCCAAAGAGCTCGACATCCCGGTGCTTGCCCTTTCGCAATTGAGCCGAAGCGTGGAAAACAGGCCTGGTTCGAAAAAGCCTATCCTCTCCGACCTTCGCGAATCGGGCGCCATCGAACAGGATGCCGACCTGGTAATTTTCATCTACCGCCCTGAATATTACGGACTTGCCGGCGACAACGAAAA from Bacteroidota bacterium includes:
- the dnaB gene encoding replicative DNA helicase, encoding MENKNSRTRSKAPQSEADKIRELLTSHGRVPPQATDLEEAVLGAMMLEKDAVNAVIDILRPEVFYKDAHQRIYAAIQSLFSKLQPIDILTVTNELRFQGDLELVGGPYYISQLTSRVVSAANIEFHARIILQKHIQRELIRISTDIIHDAYEDTSDVFDLLDKAESNLFNVSEINLRRSFSAMPELVQQAIREIEAARTHEATIRGVPSGYTELDRITQGWQKSDLIILAARPSMGKTAFALNLARNAAVGHQRPVAFFSLEMSSVQLVTRLISTEASIPADKLRSGKLEQHEWTQLVTKISPLIDAKIFIDDTPQLSIFELRAKCRRLKQQHDIQMVFVDYLQLMTTGGDNRGNREQEISNISRSLKSLAKELDIPVLALSQLSRSVENRPGSKKPILSDLRESGAIEQDADLVIFIYRPEYYGLAGDNENENTQGLAVINIAKHRNGKLGDVNLRFVSQYAKFEDPLGSMTYEQAVDLKPNQAFAGNGTVIKPSRMNDDMDDDAHFEEHPF
- a CDS encoding 3'-5' exonuclease, with product MLDINLSKVLFLDVETVPAFPDYDQLDGRMKKLWDRKAMHIRQKDDQSPAELYQRAGIYAEFGKIIVISVGFHNGNEFRIKSFYDENEAELLSSFAQMLNRHFDEPDHLLCAHNGKEFDFPYISRRMLVNGIEIPGILRIAGRKPWEVRHLDTMELWKFGDYKSYTSLELLTAIFNIPTPKDDIDGSMVGKVFWHDRDLERIRHYCQKDVLAVAQLLRRYMNLPLLREEQIVLAD